In Syntrophotaleaceae bacterium, the DNA window CGACGAGCAGGGCGAGCACTCCGGTCATCTCGCTGATAATGGCCAGGATGACGGTCAGTACCATCAGGGTCCGGTTCATGCCCGGAACCGTCGCCAGCGGCAGGTAAAGAGCGGTGTCGGAGAGGACGTCGCCAAGTTCGTTGAGGATCGCGCCCAGGTTGGATTTCATGTGGTGTTCCCGGGCCAGCATGCCGTCGATAGCGTTCAGGGCCATGCGCAGGAACAGCACGATCGGCAGCAGGCAGAGGGCCCATTGGGCGCCGCCGCTGAGCCAGATGATCACGCCGGTTGCCAGGGACAGCTGCAGGGCCGCCAGGGTGACCTGGTTGGCGGTGGTGCCGCGGTCTGCCAGGGTTTGGCAGAGGGGGCGGAGGAGGTTTTGGAAGGCTGGTTTGAGTTGGTAGATGGTCATGTCTCATCTCATTCTGTTGTTGGATCTTTTACATCGCGGGGTTTTGTCCCCGCACCCTTGATAACACCGTGGGGTTGCGCCCCCACACGACGCCTTACTCTTTTGATGCGCGTCAAAAGAGTAAGCAGAAAAACGCGCCCCGCTCCTTGCCCGCCTGCGGCGGGTACCCTCCGCGAAGCAGACGTCGGGCGGGCGGAAAAAACTCGCTCGCTACGCTCCCTCAGACAGTTTTTCCGCCTTTTTCGCCCGCCATCCACTCCGCTCCGGCTGCGTCACAGGGGAAAGAGAGTCAAAATCTTTTGGACCTTGAACCTTGAACCTTGAACCTTGGACCTTGAACCCTGAAACCTGCCCTACCCCTGCATCGCCGCCATCGCCG includes these proteins:
- a CDS encoding CDP-alcohol phosphatidyltransferase family protein, coding for MTIYQLKPAFQNLLRPLCQTLADRGTTANQVTLAALQLSLATGVIIWLSGGAQWALCLLPIVLFLRMALNAIDGMLAREHHMKSNLGAILNELGDVLSDTALYLPLATVPGMNRTLMVLTVILAIISEMTGVLALLVGAERRYDGPMGKSDRAFAFGVLALLLAAGVPAGLWLHIALFAIFVLLLLTIFNRAKRALAEGEA